The Primulina huaijiensis isolate GDHJ02 chromosome 17, ASM1229523v2, whole genome shotgun sequence genome window below encodes:
- the LOC140963658 gene encoding uncharacterized protein, producing the protein MGTREVYEEKLRRGNLHHDPTIKPGLGSARCPRCLSLLNPSKDKSEWKIAPVLHDVTAVAGSGLGGMLSAVHGFNTGIPYVQKHVKGPKWLPFIIGLPPLLMFSAASAAFGGYALPKFSQLIVTSYYTASSASHYGVSLLTRHIEEGRLSRIQHKELRR; encoded by the exons ATGGGGACTCGAGAAGTGTACGAGGAGAAGCTTCGAAGAGGTAACCTTCACCACGATCCCACCATCAAACCCGGCCTCGGCTCCGCCCGCTGCCCGCGCTGCCTCTCTCTCTTAAACCCCTCGAAA GATAAATCGGAATGGAAAATCGCTCCAGTTCTGCACGATGTTACTGCCGTG gCTGGTTCTGGACTTGGAGGGATGCTTAGTGCAGTCCATGGGTTCAACACAG GAATTCCTTATGTTCAAAAACACGTGAAGGGGCCAAAGTGGCTTCCATTTATTATTGGG CTTCCACCCCTCTTAATGTTTTCTGCTGCCAGCGCCGCCTTTGGAG GCTATGCACTTCCAAAGTTCTCTCAACTAATCGTCACATCCTACTATACTGCATCAAGCGCATCACACTATGGCGTGTCATTGCTCACTAGGCACATTGAAGAGGGCCGATTATCCAGGATTCAACATAAAGAGCTTAGAAGATAA
- the LOC140963626 gene encoding large ribosomal subunit protein eL21z/eL21y produces the protein MPAGHGLRARTRDLFARPFRKKGPTHLSTYLRTYKVGDYVDVKVNGSIHKGMPHKFYHGRTGRVWNVTKRAIGVEVNKQVGNRIIKKRLHVRVEHVQPSRCHEEILQRIKKNDQLKAEAKAEGKIISTKRQPEGPKPGFMVEGATLETVTPIPYDVVNDLKGGY, from the exons ATGCCGGCGGGTCACGGTTTGAGGGCACGGACGAGGGATCTATTCGCTCGCCCCTTTCGCAAGAAGGGCCCGACCCATCTCTCCACCTATCTACGGACCTACAAAGTCGGAGATTACGTTGATGTCAAAGTTAACGGGTCGATCCATAAAGGTATGCCCCACAAGTTCTACCACGGGAGAACGGGTCGGGTCTGGAACGTCACCAAGCGTGCAATCGGTGTCGAAGTCAATAAGCAG GTTGGAAACAGAATCATAAAGAAGAGACTACATGTTCGTGTGGAGCATGTTCAGCCATCACGTTGCCATGAAGAAATCCTGCAAAGGATTAAAAAGAACGACCAATTGAAGGCCGAGGCTAAGGCAGAAGGTAAAATTATTAGCACCAAGAGGCAGCCAGAGGGACCCAAACCTGGCTTCATGGTGGAAGGGGCAACTCTAGAAACTGTCACTCCTATTCCATATGATGTAGTCAATGATCTCAAGGGTGGTTACTAA
- the LOC140962361 gene encoding carbon catabolite repressor protein 4 homolog 1-like: protein MLSVLRVHVPSDIPIVGCELTPYVLLKRPDNSVVADDVTELNPVDGSFLRYKWYRVQSDKKVAVCTVHPTEQATLQCLGCVKAKIPVAKSYHCSPKCFSDAWQHHRVLHERAASAVNENGNEEEEIFGRFNSTSSTTSNMINMNLPTSQSNPSLSNGTTALYPVAVTQRSGDETWFEVGRFKTYTPTADDIGHVLKFECIVIDVETKLSVGPASTLSTSRVIPAPSPCPRRMISVIGIDVPGHLDLDSRISSAGTFSLLSYNILSDVYATSELYSYCPSWALSWTYRRQNVFREIIGYHADIVCLQEVQSDHFEEFFAPELDKHGYQALFKRKTTEVFSGNINTLDGCATFFRRDRFSHVKKYEVEFNKAAQSLTDALVPSAQKKNALSRLVKDNVALILVLEAKFGNQGIDNPGKRQLVCVANTHVNVHQELKDVRLWQVHTLLKGLEKIAASADIPMLVCGDFNSIPGSAPHSLLAMGKVDPLHPELAVDPLGILRPAAKLTHQLPLVSAYSSFARVGVGLGLEQRRRMDPATNEPLFTNCTRDFIGTHDYIFYSADSLSVESLLELLDEDSLRKDTALPSPEWSSDHIALLAEFRCKPRTRR from the exons ATGCTGAGTGTGCTGAGGGTGCACGTGCCGTCCGATATACCTATAGTAGGATGCGAGTTGACGCCGTATGTGCTTTTGAAACGCCCTGATAACTCTGTTGTTGCCGATGATGTCACTGAGTTGAACCCTGTCGATGGGAGTTTCTTAAGATATAAATG GTATCGGGTTCAAAGTGATAAAAAAGTCGCGGTTTGTACGGTTCATCCTACTGAACAAGCTACATTACAATGCCTTGGATGTGTTAAGGCCAAAATTCCTGTTGCCAAGAGTTACCATTGTTCTCCAAAGTGTTTTTCTGATGCCTGGCAACATCATCGAGTTCTGCATGAGCGTGCTGCTAGTGCTGTGAACGAAAATGGAAACGAGGAGGAAGAGATTTTTGGGCGCTTCAACAGTACTAGTAGCACAACATCAAACATGATCAATATGAACTTGCCAACCTCTCAATCAAATCCTAGCTTGTCCAATGGAACCACTGCGTTGTATCCTGTTGCAGTTACTCAGAGGAGTGGTGACGAAACATGGTTTGAAGTTGGACGGTTCAAGACATATACACCAACAGCTGATGATATTGGTCATGTTCTTAAATTTGAGTGCATTGTAATAGACGTAGAAACAAAATTATCCGTGGGTCCTGCTAGTACCTTATCAACATCCCGTGTGATCCCAGCTCCATCACCTTGTCCACGGCGAATGATTTCTGTTATTGGAATAGATGTTCCTGGGCATCTGGATTTGGATAGTCGCATTTCATCTGCAGGGACTTTCTCTCTGCTTTCATACAACATCTTATCTGATGTTTATGCTACAAGTGAATTATACAGCTATTGCCCATCCTGGGCTCTTTCATGGACTTACCGCAGACAAAACGTCTTCCGAGAAATAATTGGTTATCATGCAGACATTGTTTGTCTTCAGGAG GTTCAAAGTGATCATTTTGAGGAATTTTTTGCGCCTGAGCTGGATAAGCATGGCTATCAAGCTCTGTTTAAAAGGAAAACAACAGAG GTTTTTAGCGGGAACATCAACACCCTTGATGGTTGTGCTACTTTCTTCCGCCGTGATAGATTTTCACATGTCAAAAAATATGAG GTTGAATTTAACAAAGCTGCACAATCTCTAACCGATGCTTTGGTTCCTAGCGCTCAAAAGAAGAATGCTTTGAGTCGACTGGTCAAG GATAACGTTGCACTAATTTTAGTTCTTGAAGCAAAGTTTGGTAACCAGGGCATTGATAACCCTGGAAAGCGCCAGCTTGTTTGTGTT GCAAACACACATGTAAATGTGCATCAAGAGTTGAAGGATGTCAGACTTTGGCAG GTCCACACGCTATTGAAAGGACTGGAAAAAATTGCTGCCAGTGCAGACATCCCAATGCTGGTGTGTGGGGATTTCAATTCAATTCCTGGAAG TGCTCCTCATTCCCTCCTTGCTATGGGGAAGGTGGATCCACTTCATCCTGAATTAGCCGTTGACCCGCTTGGCATTCTTCGCCCTGCTGCTAAACTCACACATCAGCTGCCATTG GTAAGTGCATATTCATCATTTGCAAGAGTTGGTGTCGGTCTTGGTCTCGAACAAAGGAGGAGAATGGATCCTGCTACAAATGAACCACTATTTACGAACTGCACAAGAGATTTTATTGGTACTCATGATTACATATTTTACTCAG CCGATTCCTTGTCCGTGGAGTCTCTGTTGGAGCTCTTGGATGAGGATAGCTTGCGAAAAGATACCGCTCTTCCTTCTCCAGAATGGTCTTCTGATCACATAGCTCTCTTGGCTGAGTTTCGCTGTAAGCCTAGGACTAGACGCTAA
- the LOC140962363 gene encoding F-box protein At3g58530, with translation MEVDQETATMEVWNRETVPTVMKIVCTRLSQRDLISLLLVSPWIHGNLISHPSLWQVLDFHEMDKAGDRLVAALSLSRYQNVKHIKLEFARDIEDKHLEIVKNMCRNSVGNLEVLNLNGCQKISDAGIDFITFNSPKLKDFSIYWNVRVSDLGIKNLVKNCKLVTNLNLSGCKNVSDESLKLIAKNYQGLLLLNITRCTKLTDGGLRTILLNCSSLQSLNLYALSSFTDVAYQKISLLIHLQFLDLCGAQNLSDEGLSCIANCKSLISLNLTWCVHITDQGVVSIAQGCTFLEFLSLFGIVGVTDKSLEALSKCCSNTLTTLDVNGCIGIKRRNREELIHLFPKLKCFKVHS, from the exons ATGGAAGTGGACCAAGAAACTGCAACGATGGAGGTGTGGAATAGAGAAACTGTGCCAACGGTGATGAAGATCGTCTGCACCAGACTTTCTCAGAGAGACCTAATTTCCCTTTTGCTTGTCAGCCCTTGGATTCATGGAAATCTCATTTCTCACCCTTCCCTTTGGCAG GTTCTTGATTTTCATGAGATGGACAAGGCAGGGGATCGCCTAGTGGCAGCTCTCTCTCTG TCAAGATACCAGAATGTGAAGCATATAAAACTTGAGTTTGCTCGGGATATTGAAGATAAGCATCTAGAAATTGTTAAAAACATG TGCAGAAATTCTGTTGGAAACTTAGAGGTTCTTAATTTGAACGGTTGCCAAAAGATATCTGATGCGGGTATAGATTTTATAACATTCAATAGCCCAAAATTAAAGGACTTCTCTATCTACTGGAATGTGAG GGTTTCAGATCTTGGAATTAAGAACCTGGTGAAGAATTGTAAACTCGTGACGAATTTGAACCTTAGTGGCTGTAAG AATGTCTCCGATGAAAGTTTGAAATTGATTGCCAAAAATTATCAAGGGTTGCTTTTATTGAACATCACGAG ATGTACCAAGCTGACCGATGGAGGTTTGCGAACGATATTGCTGAACTGCTCCTCTCTTCAGAGCTTAAATCTATACGCTCTTTCAAG TTTTACAGACGTAGCATACCAGAAGATTTCACTTTTAATCCATCTTCAATTTTTAGACCTCTGTGGCGCTCAG AATCTGTCTGATGAAGGACTTTCTTGCATAGCTAACTGCAAGAGCTTGATTTCACTCAATTTGACCTG GTGTGTGCATATAACCGATCAGGGTGTTGTATCTATTGCACAAGGATGCACATTTCTTGAATTTCTGAG CTTGTTTGGGATAGTTGGGGTGACAGATAAGAGCTTGGAGGCCCTTTCAAAATGTTGCTCAAATACATTAACAACACTTGATGTCAATGGATGCATTGGCATAAAG AGACGTAACCGTGAGGAATTGATTCATTTGTTTCCTAAACTCAAGTGCTTCAAGGTCCATAGCTAG
- the LOC140962712 gene encoding probable protein kinase At2g41970 — protein sequence MLCCGGAEEESFSGPPANQYTAPPKSGNPYPGGTNTGGSDRGEPRTSAARNGAPQKVLPIETPALSLDELNRLTGNFGTKSLIGEGSYGRVFYAKLRSGQQAAIKKLDTASAPEPESDFVAQLSLVSRLKNEHFVGLLGYCLEANNRILAYEYATMGSLHDVLHGRKGVQGAEPGPVLTWYQRVKIAYGAARGIEYLHEKCQPSIVHRDVRSSNVLLFDDFVAKIADFCLTNQSSDTAARLHSTRVLGTFGYHAPEYAMTGQITQKSDVYSFGVVLLELLTGRKPVDHTMPKGQQSLVTWATPRLSEDKVKQCVDPKLNNDYPPKAIAKMAAVAALCVQYEADFRPNMTIVVKALQPLLNSKPAGPDSNS from the exons ATGTTGTGCTGTGGAGGTGCAGAAGAGGAAAGTTTCAGCGGTCCTCCGGCGAACCAATACACGGCCCCGCCTAAATCCGGAAATCCATATCCTGGTGGCACAAATACTGGAG GTAGCGACAGAGGAGAGCCAAGAACTTCTGCTGCAAGAAATGGAGCTCCTCAGAAGGTTTTACCAATTGAGACACCAGCACTGTCATTGGATGAACTAAATAGATTGACTGGTAATTTTGGAACAAAATCTCTGATTGGTGAGGGCTCGTATGGTCGAGTATTTTACGCAAAGTTAAGAAGTGGGCAGCAAGCAGCAATCAAAAAGCTTGATACCGCTTCAGCACCCGAGCCTGAATCTGATTTTGTAGCTCAG TTATCTTTGGTTTCGAGGCTCAAGAACGAACATTTCGTGGGGCTGCTTGGGTACTGTCTTGAAGCAAACAACCGAATCTTGGCATACGAATATGCCACCATGGGTTCTTTACATGATGTTTTACATG GTCGGAAAGGGGTGCAAGGGGCGGAACCTGGTCCTGTTCTGACCTGGTATCAGAGAGTGAAGATTGCTTATGGAGCAGCTAGGGGGATCGAATATTTGCATGAGAAATGCCAGCCTTCAATTGTCCACCGTGATGTTAGATCCAGCAATGTGCTTCTTTTTGATGATTTTGTAGCCAAGATTGCTGATTTTTGCTTGACAAACCAGTCATCAGATACAGCCGCTCGACTGCATTCAACTCGAGTCCTCGGAACGTTTGGCTACCATGCTCCAGA GTACGCCATGACGGGACAAATAACTCAGAAAAGCGATGTATATAGCTTTGGGGTGGTTCTCTTAGAACTTCTGACCGGAAGAAAACCAGTAGACCATACGATGCCTAAAGGACAACAAAGTCTCGTTACATGG GCTACTCCAAGACTTAGTGAGGATAAAGTGAAGCAATGTGTGGATCCCAAGCTAAACAATGATTATCCACCAAAGGCCATTGCAAAG ATGGCAGCTGTAGCAGCACTTTGTGTTCAATACGAAGCCGACTTCCGGCCGAACATGACGATTGTCGTCAAAGCTTTGCAGCCGCTTCTCAACTCTAAACCAGCTGGCCCTGATTCTAATTCATAA
- the LOC140962714 gene encoding E3 ubiquitin-protein ligase SINAT2-like, giving the protein MAPITGSCTDATESHSKYDNYRMLMEADIVHNRKNAIVLREKHGLKGVQELLRCRTCSNSMHPPIQQCPNGHILCVNCKRLHNCCPTCQIQLGNLSCLALEKVTPPLELPCRYQSSGCNNIFLYHGKIKHEKNCPFRPYSCPHVSSECHVTGDIPFLVAHMKEDHAVDMHDGCTFIHQYVKSNPCEVENAIWMLTVFNCFGRHFCLHFEAFLLGTVPVYMAFIRFMGEDCMAKKFSYTLEVKACGRKLVWQGVPRSIRDSHSKVRDSHDGLIIPRSLALCFSGGDGERLKLRITGRIWKVA; this is encoded by the exons ATGGCTCCAATAACTGGTTCTTGCACTGATGCAACTGAATCACACTCGAAATATGATAATTACAGAATGTTGATGGAGGCAGATATTGTTCATAATCGGAAAAATGCAATTGTGCTCCGTGAAAAGCATGGTTTAAAGGGTGTCCAAGAACTTCTTCGATGCCGGACCTGTTCAAATTCAATGCATCCACCCATTCAGCAG TGTCCAAATGGTCATATATTATGTGTAAACTGCAAAAGACTTCATAACTGCTGCCCAACTTGCCAAATTCAGCTTGGAAACCTAAGCTGTTTAGCTTTGGAAAAAGTGACTCCACCGTTGGAGCTTCCCTGCAGATACCAAAGTTCGGGCTGCAACAATATATTTCTGTACCACGGCAAGATTAAACACGAAAAGAATTGCCCTTTTCGGCCTTACTCTTGTCCACATGTGAGTTCTGAGTGTCATGTAACCGGTGATATTCCATTTCTTGTTGCTCATATGAAAGAGGATCATGCAGTTGATATGCACGATGGATGCACTTTCATTCATCAATACGTTAAATCAAATCCCTGCGAAGTCGAAAATGCTATATGGATGTTAACT GTGTTCAACTGTTTCGGAAGACATTTCTGTTTGCACTTTGAGGCTTTCTTGCTCGGAACAGTACCTGTCTACATGGCCTTCATTCGTTTTATGGGCGAAGACTGCATGGCCAAAAAGTTCAGCTACACATTAGAAGTCAAAGCCTGTGGCCGTAAGTTGGTATGGCAAGGTGTTCCAAGGAGCATACGCGACAGTCACAGTAAAGTTCGTGATAGTCATGATGGACTCATTATCCCGAGGAGCTTGGCTCTCTGTTTCTCCGGTGGGGACGGTGAACGACTTAAATTGAGAATAACTGGACGGATATGGAAGGTGGCGTAA
- the LOC140962711 gene encoding gamma-tubulin complex component 3-like has translation MEDADRRVVDVVKELVHRLLYDPQTPDNPTSSSIPTQEEYNQALKYSLRILSSRMKPSIAADEFSVVESIKRRLATTGKSSEALTFADLYSKFSSKNGPGSVKNKWAVLYLLNRISEDQKFKKNRFSDKISNGFLDSVLAGGLPALHESDVLSGRLGRFVKSSKDLGNGGFNGHFDHLSGFGEKVPNSRGCLSNLGKLDKSQSEWDVGNYSDNIMGLNENVKHSRGLRDNTSSFRVKESVNKGWNGGVLMVTKDPENLRDMAYREFADLVKEENEVSEEVLVRDVLYACQGIDGAYLKFDEKADEYVLPDFVKVTRATRTMVRKLCELGWLFRKVKGYITESMERLPAEDIGTVGQAFCAALQDELSMYYKLLVVLEGQTMNSIPLVSENACSGNYLSLRRLSVWFAEPMVKMRLMAVLVDSCKVLKGGAMAGAIHMRAQHGDPLVNDFMKRLLRQVCSPLFEMVRSWVLEGELEDIFAEFFVVSQPVKADCLWREGYRLLDAMLPSFISQSLAQRVLRTGKSINFLRVCCEDRVWADAAKEAAAAAGTTTRRGDLGYGETDALESLVAEAAKRIDKHLLDVMYTRYKFKEHCLAIKRYLLLGQGDFVQCLMDIVGPELSEPANTISSFKLAGNLESAIRSSNAQYDDRDMLDRLRVKMMPHNTGDRGWDVFSLEYDARVPLNTVFTESVMSRYLRIFNFLWKLRRIEHALIGVWKGMKPNRVTSQFFSKLPRAVTLQLILTSRKCQVLWDEMNHFVTNLQYYIMFEVLEVSWSNFSKEMEVAKDLDDLLGAHEKYLHSIIEKSLLGERSENLNKTLFTLFDLILRFRSHADRLYEGINDLQSRTTESSHLYRDKAKLQMQSSNRSSEPSSWLGEGRKELTRRAEEFLRNMGQAVDVTANEYSSLFEGFISQLPTQQHVDLKFLMFRLDFTEFYSQLKSNAGGKLLL, from the exons ATGGAAGACGCCGACCGGAGGGTAGTGGATGTAGTCAAAGAACTAGTTCACCGCTTGCTTTACGACCCTCAAACGCCCGACAACCCCACGTCCTCTTCAATCCCCACCCAGGAAGAGTACAATCAAGCCCTAAAGTACTCTCTCCGCATCCTCTCCAGCCGTATGAAGCCCTCCATTGCTGCGGACGAATTCTCCGTTGTCGAGTCCATCAAACGCCGCCTCGCCACTACCGGTAAGTCCTCCGAAGCCCTAACTTTTGCCGATCTGTACTCTAAGTTCTCGTCGAAAAATGGTCCCGGGAGCGTGAAAAATAAGTGGGCTGTACTGTATTTGCTGAATAGAATATCTGAGGATcagaaatttaagaaaaatcgGTTTTCGGATAAGATTTCAAACGGGTTTTTGGATTCTGTGCTTGCTGGCGGGTTGCCAGCTTTACATGAGAGTGATGTATTGAGTGGTCGTCTTGGTAGGTTTGTGAAATCGAGTAAGGATTTGGGTAATGGAGGGTTTAATGGCCATTTTGATCATTTGAGTGGTTTTGGTGAAAAAGTGCCGAATTCGAGGGGTTGTTTGAGCAATCTTGGGAAATTGGATAAAAGTCAGAGCGAATGGGATGTTGGGAATTATTCAGATAATATCATGGGTTTGAATGAAAATGTGAAGCACTCGAGGGGATTGAGGGATAATACAAGTAGTTTTAGAGTTAAGGAGAGTGTGAACAAAGGATGGAATGGAGGGGTATTGATGGTGACAAAGGACCCTGAAAATCTTCGAGATATGGCATATAGGGAATTTGCTGACTTGGTTAAGGAAGAAAATGAGGTTTCAGAAGAGGTGTTGGTGAGGGATGTGCTCTATGCATGCCAAGGGATTGACGGGGCATATCTGAAGTTTGATGAAAAGGCCGATGAGTATGTTCTTCCAGATTTTGTTAAGGTTACCAGGGCTACAAGGACAATGGTCCGGAAGCTCTGCGAGCTTGGATGGTTGTTTAGAAAAGTCAAGGGGTATATAACGGAGAGTATGGAGCGCCTTCCAGCCGAGGATATTGGGACTGTTGGACAAGCATTTTGTGCCGCTTTACAAGATGAGTTGTCAATGTATTACAAGTTACTGGTTGTGCTTGAAGGGCAGACAATGAATTCGATTCCTTTAGTTTCTGAAAATGCATGCTCAGGTAACTATCTCTCATTGAGGAGATTGTCGGTTTGGTTTGCTGAACCCATGGTGAAGATGAGGCTAATGGCTGTTTTGGTTGATAGTTGTAAAGTTCTGAAAGGTGGGGCCATGGCTGGTGCAATTCATATGCGTGCTCAACATGGTGATCCGCTTGTAAATGATTTCATGAAAAGGCTACTTCGTCAGGTATGTTCCCCACTTTTTGAAATGGTGAGGAGTTGGGTATTGGAAGGGGAGCTCGAGGATATCTTTGCAGAATTTTTTGTTGTAAGCCAACCTGTGAAAGCAGATTGTCTCTGGAGGGAAGGTTATCGTCTACTTGATGCAATGCTTCCTTCTTTCATATCTCAATCTCTTGCTCAACGCGTCTTAAGGACTGGAAAGTCCATTAATTTCCTTCGAGTTTGTTGCGAGGATCGAGTATGGGCTGATGCGGCAAAAGAAGCGGCAGCTGCAGCTGGTACAACTACTAGGAGAGGTGATCTTGGATATGGTGAGACTGATGCTCTGGAATCCTTAGTAGCAGAAGCAGCAAAGAGAATAGACAAGCATTTGTTGGATGTTATGTATACACGGTATAAATTCAAAGAACACTGCCTTGCAATCAAGAGATATTTACTTCTTGGGCAAGGGGATTTTGTTCAGTGCCTAATGGATATTGTTGGCCCTGAGCTGTCTGAGCCTGCTAACACTATAAGTTCGTTCAAACTTGCTGGAAATTTGGAAAGTGCGATTAGATCATCAAATGCGCAGTACGATGATCGTGATATGCTGGACAGGTTAAGAGTTAAAATGATGCCACATAACACGGGGGACAGAGGATGGGATGTGTTTTCATTAGAATATGATGCAAGAGTTCCATTGAATACTGTCTTCACTGAATCTGTTATGTCTAGGTATCTCAGAATCTTTAACTTTTTGTGGAAGCTTAGAAGGATAGAGCATGCACTGATTGGCGTTTGGAAAGGAATGAAACCAAACCGTGTTACTTCTCAGTTCTTTTCTAAGTTGCCACGTGCTGTTACATTGCAGTTGATTTTGACATCTAGGAAGTGCCAAGTTCTCTGGGACGAGATGAATCATTTTGTCACAAACCTTCAGTACTACATAATGTTTGAAGTCCTGGAGGTGTCGTGGTCTAATTTCTCCAAGGAAATGGAAGTAGCTAAAGATCTAGATGATCTACTTGGAGCACATGAGAAGTACCTCCACTCAATCATTGAGAAGTCTCTATTAGGTGAACGATCTGAAAACCTTAACAAGACCCTTTTTACATTATTTGACCTCATATTGCGATTCCGAAGTCACGCAGATCGACTTTACGAAGGCATAAATGATTTGCAATCAag AACGACGGAGTCTTCCCATCTGTATCGGGACAAAGCCAAATTACAGATGCAATCAAGCAACAGATCTTCAGAACCCAGTTCTTGGCTTGGTGAAGGCAGGAAAGAACTTACAAGACGAGCTGAGGAATTTCTTAGAAATATGGGGCAAGCTGTTGATGTAACTGCAAATGAATATTCATCACTTTTTGAGGGTTTTATTTCACAATTGCCAACACAACAACATGTCGACTTGAAGTTCCTCATGTTTCGGTTGGACTTCACAGAATTCTACAGCCAGTTGAAATCCAATGCAGGCGGGAAGCTTTTATTATAA